The following coding sequences lie in one Delphinus delphis chromosome 9, mDelDel1.2, whole genome shotgun sequence genomic window:
- the LOC132430767 gene encoding LOW QUALITY PROTEIN: small ribosomal subunit protein uS2B-like (The sequence of the model RefSeq protein was modified relative to this genomic sequence to represent the inferred CDS: deleted 1 base in 1 codon) has protein sequence MSGALDVLQMKEEDVLKFLAAGTHLGGTNLDFQMEQYVYKRKSDGIYIINLKRTWEMLLLAARAIVATENPADVSVVSSRDTSQRAAATGATPIAGCFSPGIFTNQIQAGFWEPRLLVVVTDPRADHQPLPEASYVNLPTIALCNTDSPLRYVDVAIPRNNKGAHSVGLTWWMLAREVLRMRGTIFREHPWEVMPDLYFYRDPEEIEMEEQAAAEKTVTKEEFQGEWTAPPPELPAPQPEAADWSEGVQVPSGPVQQFPTGDWSARPATAQATEWVGTTTEWS, from the exons ATGTCCGGAGCCCTTGACGTCCTGCAAATGAAGGAGGAGGATGTCCTCAAATTCCTTGCAGCAGGAACCCACTTAGGTGGCACCAACCTTGACTTCCAAATGGAACAGTACGTCTACAAAAGGAAAAGTGATGGCATCTACATCATAAATCTGAAGAGAACCTGGGAGATGCTTCTGTTGGCAGCTCGTGCCATTGTTGCCACTGAAAACCCAGCTGATGTCAGTGTCGTATCCTCCAGGGATACCAGCCAGCGAGCTGCTGCCACTGGAGCCACTCCTATTGCTGGCTGCTTCTCTCCTGGCATCTTCACTAACCAGATCCAGGCAGGCTTCTGGGAGCCAAGACTTCTGGTC GTGGTTACTGATCCCAGGGCTGACCACCAGCCTCTCCCAGAGGCCTCTTACGTTAACCTGCCTACCATTGCTCTGTGTAACACAGACTCTCCTCTGCGGTATGTGGACGTTGCCATCCCACGCAACAACAAGGGAGCTCATTCAGTGGGTCTGACGTGGTGGATGCTTGCCCGGGAAGTTCTGCGCATGCGTGGCACCATCTTCCGTGAACACCCATGGGAGGTCATGCCTGATCTCTACTTCTACAGAGATCCCGAAGAGATTGAAATGGAAGAGCAGGCGGCAGCTGAGAAGACTGTGACCAAGGAGGAATTTCAGGGCGAATGGACCGCCCCACCTCCTGAGCTCCCCGCTCCTCAGCCTGAGGCAGCGGACTGGTCCGAAGGTGTGCAGGTGCCCTCTGGGCCTGTTCAGCAGTTCCCCACTGGAGACTGGAGTGCTCGGCCTGCCACTGCCCAGGCCACCGAGTGGGTAGGAACAACCACTGAGTGGTCTTAA